A single genomic interval of Flavobacterium sp. N2820 harbors:
- a CDS encoding leucine--tRNA ligase: MKYHHEKIEAKWQQYWAENQTFAASNHSEKPKYYVLDMFPYPSGAGLHVGHPLGYIASDIVARYKRHQGFNVLHPQGYDSFGLPAEQYAIQTGQHPADTTRMNIEGGIDKSGNTIQGYRNQLDRIGFSFDWSREVRTSNPDYYKHTQWIFIQLFESWYNKNSDKAESICTLIQEFEKNGNANVNAVCDDNIAPFSAEDWKSFSSSAQQKILLQYRLTYLAETEVNWCAALGTVLANDEIVNGVSERGGHPVVRKKMTQWSMRISAYAERLLQGLNEIDWSESIKESQRNWIGKSVGAMVSFNVNNHNAKIDVFTTRPDTIFGVTFMTLAPEHDLVSQITTPEQKAAVEAYVEATAKRSERERMADVKTISGVFTGAYAEHPFTKEPIPVWIGDYVLAGYGTGAVMAVPCGDERDYAFANFFKGTNGMPAIKNIFNQDISQAAFGEKGGFELVNSDFLNGLDYKNGTKKAIEALEQLGAGNAKVNYRLRDAVFSRQRYWGEPFPVYYVNGLPQMIDKKHLPIVLPEVEKYLPTEDGQPPLGNATVWAWDSVQCSVVSNQLIDNVKVFPLELNTMPGWAGSSWYWMRYMDAHNTEEFANEEALKYWESVDLYIGGSEHATGHLLYSRFWNKFLKDRGYAPTEEPFKKLINQGMILGESAFLYILQAKFGDKSGNIQVIVSKELYSEFINGGSIDVLPNKLEVFLKESMNFHLEFNQDLKGLPFNFICYKTPVDVNYVNLKNEIIVDELNDDNRYKIDILNSSYFDGDSIIKGDDIKILSVYREVEKMSKSKYNVVSPDDICEEYGADTLRLYEMFLGPLEQSKPWNTAGITGVSGFLKKLWRLYFDDNGSVIVNDEPTAEMYKSLHKTIKKVTEDIENFSFNTSVSQFMICVNELQQLKCNHRAILEPLAILVSPYAPHIAEELWSALGHEGSIATVAFPKFEEKYLVESEKEYPVSFNGKMRFTIKLPLDLTTAQIEEIVMADERTQAQLQGASPKKVVVVPGRVINFVV; this comes from the coding sequence GTATTAGACATGTTTCCTTATCCTTCTGGTGCGGGTTTACACGTTGGGCATCCGCTAGGTTACATTGCTTCTGATATTGTCGCAAGATATAAAAGACATCAAGGGTTTAATGTGTTGCATCCGCAAGGGTATGATTCATTTGGTTTGCCAGCCGAACAATATGCGATTCAAACAGGACAACATCCTGCTGATACCACTCGAATGAATATTGAAGGTGGCATCGATAAATCAGGAAATACCATTCAAGGCTACAGAAATCAGTTAGACAGAATTGGTTTTTCTTTCGATTGGAGTCGTGAAGTGCGTACTTCTAACCCCGATTATTACAAGCATACGCAGTGGATTTTCATTCAATTATTCGAATCATGGTACAATAAAAATTCGGATAAAGCAGAAAGCATTTGCACGTTAATCCAAGAATTTGAAAAAAACGGAAATGCCAATGTAAATGCAGTTTGTGATGATAATATTGCGCCATTTTCAGCAGAAGATTGGAAATCATTTTCATCGTCAGCACAACAAAAAATACTTTTACAATATAGATTAACCTATTTAGCCGAAACCGAAGTCAATTGGTGTGCGGCTTTAGGAACCGTGTTAGCGAATGACGAAATTGTAAACGGCGTTTCAGAGCGTGGTGGACATCCAGTAGTTCGTAAGAAAATGACACAATGGAGTATGCGAATTTCTGCTTACGCGGAACGTTTATTGCAAGGTTTAAACGAAATCGATTGGAGTGAATCGATCAAAGAATCGCAGCGTAATTGGATTGGAAAGTCAGTTGGAGCAATGGTTTCGTTCAACGTAAATAATCATAATGCGAAAATTGATGTGTTTACAACACGACCTGATACGATTTTCGGAGTTACCTTTATGACATTAGCGCCAGAGCACGATTTGGTTTCACAAATTACTACTCCAGAACAAAAAGCAGCAGTTGAAGCCTATGTAGAAGCAACTGCAAAACGTTCAGAACGTGAAAGAATGGCAGATGTAAAGACCATTTCAGGCGTTTTCACAGGTGCTTATGCAGAACATCCTTTTACAAAAGAACCTATTCCAGTTTGGATTGGCGATTACGTGTTAGCAGGTTACGGAACGGGTGCGGTTATGGCGGTTCCTTGTGGGGATGAGCGTGATTATGCTTTCGCGAATTTCTTCAAAGGAACTAATGGAATGCCAGCAATTAAGAATATTTTCAACCAAGATATTTCACAAGCCGCTTTTGGAGAAAAAGGTGGTTTTGAATTGGTAAATTCTGATTTCTTAAACGGATTGGATTACAAAAACGGAACGAAAAAAGCAATTGAAGCTTTAGAACAATTAGGTGCAGGAAATGCGAAAGTAAATTACCGTTTACGTGATGCCGTTTTCTCTCGCCAAAGATATTGGGGTGAACCTTTTCCAGTATATTATGTGAATGGTTTACCACAAATGATTGACAAAAAACACTTGCCAATTGTTTTACCAGAAGTCGAAAAATATTTACCAACCGAAGACGGTCAACCACCATTAGGTAACGCAACCGTTTGGGCATGGGATAGTGTTCAGTGTTCAGTGGTTAGTAATCAGTTAATAGATAACGTGAAAGTTTTCCCGTTAGAATTAAACACGATGCCAGGTTGGGCAGGTTCTTCATGGTATTGGATGCGCTATATGGATGCGCATAATACAGAAGAGTTTGCGAATGAAGAAGCTTTAAAATATTGGGAAAGCGTAGATTTATACATTGGCGGAAGCGAGCACGCAACCGGACATTTATTGTATTCTCGTTTTTGGAACAAATTCTTAAAAGACAGAGGTTACGCCCCAACAGAAGAACCATTCAAAAAACTGATCAATCAGGGAATGATTTTGGGAGAAAGTGCTTTTCTATATATTTTACAAGCTAAATTTGGTGATAAAAGTGGTAATATCCAAGTAATAGTTTCTAAAGAATTGTATTCAGAGTTTATTAATGGCGGAAGTATTGATGTTTTACCTAATAAATTAGAAGTTTTTCTCAAAGAAAGTATGAACTTTCACTTGGAATTTAACCAAGATTTGAAAGGTTTGCCATTTAATTTTATTTGTTACAAAACTCCTGTTGATGTAAATTATGTTAATTTAAAAAATGAAATTATTGTTGATGAACTAAATGACGACAATAGATATAAAATAGATATTTTGAATTCTTCATACTTCGATGGTGACTCTATTATAAAAGGAGATGATATTAAAATACTTTCTGTTTATAGAGAAGTAGAAAAAATGTCGAAATCGAAATACAATGTAGTTTCGCCAGATGATATTTGTGAAGAATATGGAGCCGATACGTTGCGTTTATACGAAATGTTTTTAGGACCATTAGAGCAATCTAAACCTTGGAATACAGCAGGGATTACTGGTGTTTCTGGTTTCTTGAAAAAATTATGGAGATTATACTTTGATGACAATGGTTCCGTAATTGTAAATGATGAACCAACGGCAGAAATGTATAAATCGTTACATAAAACCATCAAAAAAGTAACAGAAGACATTGAGAATTTCTCTTTCAATACGTCGGTTTCTCAGTTTATGATTTGCGTGAACGAATTACAACAATTAAAATGCAATCACCGCGCTATTTTAGAGCCATTAGCTATTTTAGTTTCACCTTATGCACCACATATCGCTGAGGAATTATGGAGCGCTTTAGGTCATGAAGGTTCAATTGCAACCGTTGCTTTTCCAAAATTTGAAGAGAAATATTTAGTCGAATCTGAAAAAGAATACCCAGTTTCGTTCAATGGAAAAATGCGATTTACGATTAAATTACC